A stretch of the Halictus rubicundus isolate RS-2024b chromosome 16, iyHalRubi1_principal, whole genome shotgun sequence genome encodes the following:
- the Hr3 gene encoding nuclear hormone receptor 3 ROR-beta isoform X3 encodes MAESAASPGAVQVAANSPQQQQQSQQSQQQPPQQTQQTQQPPDISSSQLASPPITGTAQIEIIPCKVCGDKSSGVHYGVITCEGCKGFFRRSQSSVVNYQCPRAKNCVVDRVNRNRCQYCRLQKCLRLGMSRDAVKFGRMSKKQREKVEDEVRFHRAQMRAASETAPDSSVFEHQTPSSSDQHHPYNGGYTYGGSEYASPGPGTGGSGYYNHQAMTNYELSADYVDSTTTYDPRPTQTQVADTVAPDTPSAVTATGVLPNVVTTGKSLSASTTGSSTGGSGGGSSGGGGNGGGSGGGGSGGGGSGSGTGGGAAAGGGGGGAGSLSGGGIVAVKQETTVELANLGHGSYTMVDSTTFLSGQQQRVSNPSEDDEVPSLPSMSHARYPAQISELLSKTIADAHARTCLMTTEEIQESFRKPHDLTRLIYYKNMAHEQLWLECAQKLTAVIQQIIEFAKMVPGFMKLSQDDQIVLLKAGSFELAVLRMSRYLDLQQNCVLYGDTMLPQDAFYTTDTAEMKLVSCVFEMARSIAELKLTETELALYSAAVLYSPDRPGLKGLAEVTRLSQAVIRALRSELDRNHVSPIKGDVTVCDAILAKIPQLREISLLHMDALAKLKRSQPHLDFPALHKELFSVDS; translated from the exons CCCAGATCGAAATAATCCCGTGCAAGGTGTGCGGCGACAAGAGCAGCGGCGTCCATTATGGCGTGATCACCTGCGAGGGCTGCAAAGGCTTCTTCAGGCGGTCCCAGTCGTCGGTCGTTAACTATCAATGTCCACGGGCCAAGAATTGCGTGGTCGACCGTGTAAACAGAAACCGGTGTCAGTACTGTCGGTTGCAAAAGTGCCTACGCCTCGGCATGTCCAGAGATG CCGTTAAATTCGGACGCATGTCGAAGAAGCAGAGGGAGAAGGTCGAGGACGAAGTTAGATTCCACAGGGCACAAATGAGAGCGGCCTCCGAGACGGCGCCCGATAGCAGCGTGTTTGAACACCAAACACCGAGCAGCTCGGATCAGCACCACCCCTATAACGGAGG GTATACGTACGGCGGCAGCGAATACGCTTCGCCCGGCCCCGGAACAGGTGGCTCGGGTTATTACAATCATCAGGCGATGACGAACTATGAGCTTAGCGCGGATTATGTTGACAGCACGACGACCTACGACCCGCGACCGACGCAGACGCAGGTCGCGGACACCGTCGCACCTGATACACCCTCCGCTGTCACCGCGACTGGGGTTCTTCCCAACGTGGTTACCACCG GAAAGTCGCTGTCCGCCTCGACGACCGGAAGCAGCACGGGGGGTAGTGGTGGCGGTAGTAGCGGAGGCGGTGGTAACGGTGGTGGATCCGGTGGCGGTGGCTCGGGCGGTGGAGGGAGCGGTTCTGGCACCGGTGGCGGTGCGGccgctggcggcggcggcggtggtgccGGTTCCCTCAGCGGGGGTGGAATCGTTGCTGTCAAGCAAGAAACCACCGTCGAACTCGCCAACCTGGGCCACGGCTCGTACACGATGGTCGACTCGACGACCTTTCTGAGCGGTCAGCAACAGAGGGTCAGCAATCCATCCGAGGACGACGAAGTGCCGAGTCTGCCCAGTATGTCCCATGCGAGAT ATCCTGCACAGATCAGTGAGCTGCTCTCAAAAACAATAGCGGACGCTCACGCAAGAACGTGTCTGATGACGACGGAAGAGATTCAGGAGTCTTTCCGGAAGCCGCACGACCTCACCAGATTGATCTACTACAAGAACATGGCGCACGAACAACTCTGGCTCGAATGCGCCCAAAAACTAACCGCTGTTATCCAGCAGATCATCGAGTTCGCCAAGATGGTTCCTGGATTCATGAAGCTCTCGCAAGACGACCAGATCGTTCTATTAAAGGCTG GTTCCTTCGAGTTGGCTGTGCTACGTATGAGCAGGTACCTAGATCTCCAGCAGAACTGTGTCCTCTACGGTGACACAATGTTGCCACAGGACGCGTTTTACACGACGGACACAGCGGAAATGAAGCTCGTTTCTTGCGTGTTCGAAATGGCCAGGAGTATTGCCGAATTGAAACTCACGGAAACGGAGCTCGCGCTGTACAGCGCAGCGGTTCTCTACAGCCCTG ATCGGCCGGGACTGAAAGGCCTCGCGGAAGTGACGAGACTGTCACAGGCGGTAATCAGGGCGTTGAGGTCGGAGTTAGACCGTAACCACGTGTCGCCGATCAAGGGCGACGTAACGGTGTGCGACGCGATCCTGGCGAAGATCCCCCAGCTCCGGGAGATCTCTCTGCTGCACATGGACGCCCTCGCGAAGCTGAAACGGTCGCAGCCCCACCTCGACTTCCCGGCCCTCCACAAAGAGCTTTTCAGCGTCGACAGCTGA
- the Hr3 gene encoding nuclear hormone receptor 3 ROR-beta isoform X7 produces the protein MSRDAVKFGRMSKKQREKVEDEVRFHRAQMRAASETAPDSSVFEHQTPSSSDQHHPYNGGYTYGGSEYASPGPGTGGSGYYNHQAMTNYELSADYVDSTTTYDPRPTQTQVADTVAPDTPSAVTATGVLPNVVTTGKSLSASTTGSSTGGSGGGSSGGGGNGGGSGGGGSGGGGSGSGTGGGAAAGGGGGGAGSLSGGGIVAVKQETTVELANLGHGSYTMVDSTTFLSGQQQRVSNPSEDDEVPSLPSMSHARYPAQISELLSKTIADAHARTCLMTTEEIQESFRKPHDLTRLIYYKNMAHEQLWLECAQKLTAVIQQIIEFAKMVPGFMKLSQDDQIVLLKAGSFELAVLRMSRYLDLQQNCVLYGDTMLPQDAFYTTDTAEMKLVSCVFEMARSIAELKLTETELALYSAAVLYSPDRPGLKGLAEVTRLSQAVIRALRSELDRNHVSPIKGDVTVCDAILAKIPQLREISLLHMDALAKLKRSQPHLDFPALHKELFSVDS, from the exons ATGTCCAGAGATG CCGTTAAATTCGGACGCATGTCGAAGAAGCAGAGGGAGAAGGTCGAGGACGAAGTTAGATTCCACAGGGCACAAATGAGAGCGGCCTCCGAGACGGCGCCCGATAGCAGCGTGTTTGAACACCAAACACCGAGCAGCTCGGATCAGCACCACCCCTATAACGGAGG GTATACGTACGGCGGCAGCGAATACGCTTCGCCCGGCCCCGGAACAGGTGGCTCGGGTTATTACAATCATCAGGCGATGACGAACTATGAGCTTAGCGCGGATTATGTTGACAGCACGACGACCTACGACCCGCGACCGACGCAGACGCAGGTCGCGGACACCGTCGCACCTGATACACCCTCCGCTGTCACCGCGACTGGGGTTCTTCCCAACGTGGTTACCACCG GAAAGTCGCTGTCCGCCTCGACGACCGGAAGCAGCACGGGGGGTAGTGGTGGCGGTAGTAGCGGAGGCGGTGGTAACGGTGGTGGATCCGGTGGCGGTGGCTCGGGCGGTGGAGGGAGCGGTTCTGGCACCGGTGGCGGTGCGGccgctggcggcggcggcggtggtgccGGTTCCCTCAGCGGGGGTGGAATCGTTGCTGTCAAGCAAGAAACCACCGTCGAACTCGCCAACCTGGGCCACGGCTCGTACACGATGGTCGACTCGACGACCTTTCTGAGCGGTCAGCAACAGAGGGTCAGCAATCCATCCGAGGACGACGAAGTGCCGAGTCTGCCCAGTATGTCCCATGCGAGAT ATCCTGCACAGATCAGTGAGCTGCTCTCAAAAACAATAGCGGACGCTCACGCAAGAACGTGTCTGATGACGACGGAAGAGATTCAGGAGTCTTTCCGGAAGCCGCACGACCTCACCAGATTGATCTACTACAAGAACATGGCGCACGAACAACTCTGGCTCGAATGCGCCCAAAAACTAACCGCTGTTATCCAGCAGATCATCGAGTTCGCCAAGATGGTTCCTGGATTCATGAAGCTCTCGCAAGACGACCAGATCGTTCTATTAAAGGCTG GTTCCTTCGAGTTGGCTGTGCTACGTATGAGCAGGTACCTAGATCTCCAGCAGAACTGTGTCCTCTACGGTGACACAATGTTGCCACAGGACGCGTTTTACACGACGGACACAGCGGAAATGAAGCTCGTTTCTTGCGTGTTCGAAATGGCCAGGAGTATTGCCGAATTGAAACTCACGGAAACGGAGCTCGCGCTGTACAGCGCAGCGGTTCTCTACAGCCCTG ATCGGCCGGGACTGAAAGGCCTCGCGGAAGTGACGAGACTGTCACAGGCGGTAATCAGGGCGTTGAGGTCGGAGTTAGACCGTAACCACGTGTCGCCGATCAAGGGCGACGTAACGGTGTGCGACGCGATCCTGGCGAAGATCCCCCAGCTCCGGGAGATCTCTCTGCTGCACATGGACGCCCTCGCGAAGCTGAAACGGTCGCAGCCCCACCTCGACTTCCCGGCCCTCCACAAAGAGCTTTTCAGCGTCGACAGCTGA
- the Dctn6-p27 gene encoding dynactin subunit 6 — translation MSSSVSRRTNLKISAGALVCEESILKGDITIGPKTVVHPRASIIAEAGPIIIGEGNIIEEMATIANRLPPDAPEPATVPVQIIGSFNVFETDCTCEAYKVGDNNIFESKAFVGREVELTNGCVVGSACVLTEPESIPENTVVYGSDCHRREMHDKPYPQVGQLEFLLKVLPNYHHLRKPNVKPTKSEGET, via the exons ATGAGTTCATCTGTCAGTCGTCGTACAAA CTTGAAAATATCGGCGGGGGCATTAGTATGCGAAGAAAGTATTTTAAAAGGAGATATTACAATTGGTCCAAAGACTGTGGTGCATCCTCGAGCAAGTATCATCGCAGAGGCTGGACCAATTATAATAGGTGAAGGAAATATTATTGAAGAAATGGCAACGATAGCGAACAG GTTACCACCTGACGCTCCTGAACCAGCGACAGTTCCAGTGCAAATAATAGGTAGCTTCAATGTATTCGAGACTGACTGTACTTGTGAAGCCTATAAAGTCGGAGATAACAATATATTTGAAAGTAAAG CCTTTGTTGGTCGCGAAGTTGAGTTGACCAATGGTTGTGTCGTTGGATCAGCCTGTGTGTTGACAGAACCAGAATCAATACCTGAGAACACTGTAGTATATGGTAGCGATTGTCACCGTAGAGAAATGCATGATAAACCATAC CCGCAAGTAGGTCAActtgaatttttattaaaagttCTGCCTAATTATCATCATCTTAGAAAGCCAAATGTAAAACCTACAAAAAGTGAAGGagaaacataa
- the Hr3 gene encoding nuclear hormone receptor 3 ROR-beta isoform X4 yields MFEMWSAVSSKLEHSATSSGSPLPLTSHAPQTPHTSSGSIKAQIEIIPCKVCGDKSSGVHYGVITCEGCKGFFRRSQSSVVNYQCPRAKNCVVDRVNRNRCQYCRLQKCLRLGMSRDAVKFGRMSKKQREKVEDEVRFHRAQMRAASETAPDSSVFEHQTPSSSDQHHPYNGGYTYGGSEYASPGPGTGGSGYYNHQAMTNYELSADYVDSTTTYDPRPTQTQVADTVAPDTPSAVTATGVLPNVVTTGKSLSASTTGSSTGGSGGGSSGGGGNGGGSGGGGSGGGGSGSGTGGGAAAGGGGGGAGSLSGGGIVAVKQETTVELANLGHGSYTMVDSTTFLSGQQQRVSNPSEDDEVPSLPSMSHARYPAQISELLSKTIADAHARTCLMTTEEIQESFRKPHDLTRLIYYKNMAHEQLWLECAQKLTAVIQQIIEFAKMVPGFMKLSQDDQIVLLKAGSFELAVLRMSRYLDLQQNCVLYGDTMLPQDAFYTTDTAEMKLVSCVFEMARSIAELKLTETELALYSAAVLYSPDRPGLKGLAEVTRLSQAVIRALRSELDRNHVSPIKGDVTVCDAILAKIPQLREISLLHMDALAKLKRSQPHLDFPALHKELFSVDS; encoded by the exons CCCAGATCGAAATAATCCCGTGCAAGGTGTGCGGCGACAAGAGCAGCGGCGTCCATTATGGCGTGATCACCTGCGAGGGCTGCAAAGGCTTCTTCAGGCGGTCCCAGTCGTCGGTCGTTAACTATCAATGTCCACGGGCCAAGAATTGCGTGGTCGACCGTGTAAACAGAAACCGGTGTCAGTACTGTCGGTTGCAAAAGTGCCTACGCCTCGGCATGTCCAGAGATG CCGTTAAATTCGGACGCATGTCGAAGAAGCAGAGGGAGAAGGTCGAGGACGAAGTTAGATTCCACAGGGCACAAATGAGAGCGGCCTCCGAGACGGCGCCCGATAGCAGCGTGTTTGAACACCAAACACCGAGCAGCTCGGATCAGCACCACCCCTATAACGGAGG GTATACGTACGGCGGCAGCGAATACGCTTCGCCCGGCCCCGGAACAGGTGGCTCGGGTTATTACAATCATCAGGCGATGACGAACTATGAGCTTAGCGCGGATTATGTTGACAGCACGACGACCTACGACCCGCGACCGACGCAGACGCAGGTCGCGGACACCGTCGCACCTGATACACCCTCCGCTGTCACCGCGACTGGGGTTCTTCCCAACGTGGTTACCACCG GAAAGTCGCTGTCCGCCTCGACGACCGGAAGCAGCACGGGGGGTAGTGGTGGCGGTAGTAGCGGAGGCGGTGGTAACGGTGGTGGATCCGGTGGCGGTGGCTCGGGCGGTGGAGGGAGCGGTTCTGGCACCGGTGGCGGTGCGGccgctggcggcggcggcggtggtgccGGTTCCCTCAGCGGGGGTGGAATCGTTGCTGTCAAGCAAGAAACCACCGTCGAACTCGCCAACCTGGGCCACGGCTCGTACACGATGGTCGACTCGACGACCTTTCTGAGCGGTCAGCAACAGAGGGTCAGCAATCCATCCGAGGACGACGAAGTGCCGAGTCTGCCCAGTATGTCCCATGCGAGAT ATCCTGCACAGATCAGTGAGCTGCTCTCAAAAACAATAGCGGACGCTCACGCAAGAACGTGTCTGATGACGACGGAAGAGATTCAGGAGTCTTTCCGGAAGCCGCACGACCTCACCAGATTGATCTACTACAAGAACATGGCGCACGAACAACTCTGGCTCGAATGCGCCCAAAAACTAACCGCTGTTATCCAGCAGATCATCGAGTTCGCCAAGATGGTTCCTGGATTCATGAAGCTCTCGCAAGACGACCAGATCGTTCTATTAAAGGCTG GTTCCTTCGAGTTGGCTGTGCTACGTATGAGCAGGTACCTAGATCTCCAGCAGAACTGTGTCCTCTACGGTGACACAATGTTGCCACAGGACGCGTTTTACACGACGGACACAGCGGAAATGAAGCTCGTTTCTTGCGTGTTCGAAATGGCCAGGAGTATTGCCGAATTGAAACTCACGGAAACGGAGCTCGCGCTGTACAGCGCAGCGGTTCTCTACAGCCCTG ATCGGCCGGGACTGAAAGGCCTCGCGGAAGTGACGAGACTGTCACAGGCGGTAATCAGGGCGTTGAGGTCGGAGTTAGACCGTAACCACGTGTCGCCGATCAAGGGCGACGTAACGGTGTGCGACGCGATCCTGGCGAAGATCCCCCAGCTCCGGGAGATCTCTCTGCTGCACATGGACGCCCTCGCGAAGCTGAAACGGTCGCAGCCCCACCTCGACTTCCCGGCCCTCCACAAAGAGCTTTTCAGCGTCGACAGCTGA